One region of Calderihabitans maritimus genomic DNA includes:
- the istA gene encoding IS21 family transposase — protein sequence MRNIKEILKLKWEQGLSNRKIARSIKASPTTVKDILVRAEKANLSWPLPEELDDEKLEALLYPAVVKTKGCRPEPDYEYIHRELRKKGVTLQLLWLEYKEQHPDGLQYSQFCYKYQKWREKLDVSMRQTHKAGEKVFVDWAGQTFPIVNPKTGEAQDTFIFVAVLGASNYTYAEAFLSQELSHWIAAHCRAFEYFNGVPEIVVPDNLRTGVSRACYYEPEINPTYQEMASHYGTVVIPTRSRKPKDKAKVENAVLVVERWIMAALRKHTFFSLDELNRAIFSKLEELNQKPFQKLEGCRKELFETLDRPALKPLPAKRYEFAEWKKVRVNIDSHIEFDKNFYSVPHQLLKEQVEVRATASTVEIFYKGQRVASHQRVYGKGRHQTEPKHLPRAHQKYLEWTPSRLIHWSETIGPNTAELVKKILESRPHPEQGYRSCLGIMRLSKAYPKERMEAAAKRALTIGATSYRSLKSILEKGLDRLELTPPVNSNTIHHENIRGAGYYSKKGGSF from the coding sequence TACCGTTAAAGATATTCTGGTACGTGCCGAAAAAGCCAACCTTTCCTGGCCGCTCCCCGAAGAACTGGATGATGAGAAACTCGAAGCACTCCTCTATCCGGCCGTCGTAAAGACCAAGGGATGCAGGCCAGAGCCTGACTATGAATACATACACCGGGAGCTTAGAAAAAAAGGAGTCACCCTGCAACTTCTGTGGCTTGAATACAAGGAACAACACCCCGATGGGCTGCAGTATAGCCAATTCTGCTATAAATACCAAAAGTGGCGAGAGAAACTGGATGTCAGCATGCGTCAAACTCATAAAGCCGGTGAAAAAGTTTTTGTTGACTGGGCCGGACAGACCTTTCCCATAGTAAATCCCAAAACTGGCGAAGCCCAAGATACCTTTATCTTTGTCGCCGTACTAGGTGCCAGCAACTACACTTATGCTGAAGCTTTTTTATCCCAGGAGCTCTCGCATTGGATTGCCGCCCACTGTCGGGCCTTTGAATACTTTAACGGCGTACCGGAAATTGTGGTGCCGGATAATTTACGTACCGGGGTCAGTCGTGCCTGTTATTACGAACCCGAGATAAACCCTACATACCAGGAGATGGCTTCCCATTACGGGACGGTAGTAATACCCACCCGCAGCAGAAAACCAAAAGATAAGGCGAAAGTGGAAAACGCCGTCCTGGTTGTAGAGCGCTGGATAATGGCTGCTCTACGTAAGCACACCTTCTTCAGCCTGGATGAACTGAACCGAGCAATCTTTAGTAAACTCGAGGAGTTAAATCAAAAGCCATTTCAAAAGCTTGAGGGTTGTCGTAAGGAGCTTTTTGAAACACTGGACCGCCCGGCACTAAAGCCCTTACCCGCAAAACGGTATGAGTTTGCCGAATGGAAAAAAGTGCGGGTAAACATTGATTCCCATATTGAGTTTGACAAGAACTTTTACAGTGTACCTCACCAGCTGCTAAAAGAACAAGTAGAAGTACGGGCTACTGCCAGTACCGTAGAAATATTTTATAAAGGCCAACGGGTAGCCAGTCACCAGCGAGTTTACGGCAAAGGAAGACATCAAACTGAACCCAAACACCTGCCCCGTGCCCATCAGAAGTACCTGGAGTGGACGCCTTCCAGGCTCATTCACTGGTCAGAGACTATTGGCCCAAACACTGCCGAACTGGTGAAAAAGATTTTAGAGTCACGGCCCCATCCTGAACAGGGCTACCGCTCCTGTTTAGGTATCATGCGCCTCAGTAAGGCCTACCCCAAGGAAAGGATGGAAGCTGCAGCAAAAAGAGCGCTAACTATTGGTGCCACTTCATATCGGAGTTTAAAGTCCATCCTGGAAAAGGGCCTTGATAGATTAGAGCTTACCCCTCCCGTAAACAGCAATACCATTCATCATGAGAATATCCGTGGAGCCGGCTATTACAGCAAGAAGGGAGGGAGCTTCTAA